The Aspergillus flavus chromosome 6, complete sequence nucleotide sequence TCTACGACAAAAAGTATTGCTTATGaaataagaaagaatgaatgaGAAAACGCTTCAAGTATTTTGGACAGATAGCTCAACAACCTCGTATATTGACAGTCCTTACAGGAACAGATCGTCATGGTTATCCCATAGCAATTAAAGGAATTGACCACTAAGTAAGTAGAATTCCGCATCTCAGATTGAAATCTTTCGTGTCTCTTACCATTTGTCTCTCCATTAcactttttatatttatatatacttctttttttatcatATAGGGGGGCGCGTGGCCTAGAACATTGTGAGAGAAGTGACTCGGGATGTAAGATTGTGGCAAGCGATGGCGTACTTTGAACAAAGCatgccttttcttctatagAAACCCCTGGAAGAGCTTTGCTATTAGGAATGAATGTACGTTCGTGATCTCCGCTATTCACGCTAGATTGAGGGCTGAGTCGGAAGATTCCTATAAAGCGCCTCAGCTTAGTGAATCGAGCAATCTTGAATGACCGTTCTTTAGCATTGAATTGGTCTCTCTACGGAGAAAGATGGATTAAAGGATACTATCTACTACACAAACCGGGGGTCAACgctttgattttcttgttgGTCCCTGAACTGCCTGCCTTTTTGGGAAGTGCAAACGAGTCAACCtcactttctctttcttgtttccctAACAACTCAGCCtgaatcaccaccaccgaaatCATCAACAACTCACTAATCCCTCAGTGAGAGCTTTTACAATATGAAACCATCGAGTCACTCGAGTATTCCTAGTGATGGGTCGCACCACACGCAACCCAAGAAACCAGCAGCCCGCCCCGCTGTCCCAGTCAACCTGGATGTCAGAGCTTACTTCGCCGAGGGAGCCCCCGATAATTCTCAGCCGTGGCTTTTAAATCCAGAAATCCCATCACCTGATGAGATAATGGGAACTGGATCCGAGACTGAATTCGTTGATCTGCTGCCAAACCGGATCGTGGGCCCCTGGAGCTCGAAGAACGAGTATCTGAAAGCCCACTATGAGTTGCTTAGAGAAGACGCAGTCGCTCCTCTACGGGACGCCGTAGCATACTTTCGAGAGGATCCAGATATCCAAGACATGAATATTGTATCTATCTACGAGAAGGTTTGTACCTATTTCCCTCTACGTTTCAGTGGAGGGTCGTCTGATTTGTTGGCTATAGGTACACATTGTAGGTATTACCTTTGCACAACAAGGTGTAGCGACTCGGATACAGTTTTCCACCATTAGATCGGGAAAGAATATAGTCTGGGAATACTCTAAGCGGTTAAGAACAGGTACCATTGTTGCACTTTCTCCATCAGATGATTCGTTCAGAAACAAATGTGTTGTTGCTGTCGTGGCAGCCCGGCCACTAAACGGTGTAAAGCAACATCCTCCAGAGATTGACATTTATTTCGCGCGGTCTATAGATGCAGATTTCGATCCTCACCAAGAATGGGTCATGGTTGAGGCTAGAGATGGCTACTTCGAGTCGATGAGACATACGATGACAGCTTTGCAGAAAATGAGCCGAGAAAGGTAAGTGTTCAACCCTACTAAGAGTTCTGAATTTGAACTTAGCAGTTCCGACAGGTTTCCACTCGCCGAACAAATCTGCTTACTCCATCCTAATACTGATACTCCCGAGTATGTCAAAGCAGGTCCAGTCATGGACATACAGTCCGCTATCTGTCCatctggagaagaaggcaaaatTAATATCCTGGAAAGCTGGCCTAGATATCCAACAGGTGATCTGGATGCCACCCAATGGAGGGCTTTGGAGCAGATGCTTACAAAAAGTCTTGCCGTTATTCAAGGGCCGCCAGGAACCGGCAAAACATTCGTCTCTGTGATTGCGTTGAGGATTTTGCTGTCCAATATGAACCCAGGAGATCCACCTATAATCGTCGCCTCGCAGACAAACCATGCTCTAGATCAGCTCCTGAGGCACATTTCTCGGTTTGAGAGGGACTATATTCGCTTGGGAGGCAGAAGTAGTGACCCTGAGATTAGAAAGCGCACCCTATTTGAAGTCCGACAAAATGAACCCAGTGCTGCCATACAAGGCAGTGTTCTTGGACAGGCCCAAAGGCGATACAATAAATACCATCACACGATTGCTGATCTCTTGCAGAACTTCAGTGCTGAGAACGATGACGTTCTCCTTCCGCCTGAGCTTTTCGCAAAGTATGGCCTACTGACTGCAACACAATGTGACTTGCTCGCGAAGGGGGCAAAGGGCTGGATACGACCcaacgacgaagaggatgataatCCCTTGCTAGCCTGGCTTGGAGAGCATGTGGTGCCATTCGAAGTGCACTACTCAACTGAGACCTTTggcttcgaagaagatgagattgATCTGGAGTATGAACAGCTCAAAGAACTAGAAGCCGAACAGGGcaatgaagaggaggaccGTGAACTTCTTAAAGGACCATTCATATGTCTTCGTGAAAGGTTCTGCGGACAAAGTACTTCGGCCGCTGAGGAAGCTAGCCGGAAGTATCTGAAGGAACCCGACCTGTGGAAAGTACCGGTCAAAGCACGTGGAGGAGTATACAATACTCTTCGAAAGCTGCTCAAAGATAAAATCAGGTCGAAGTTCCAAAGCTTGGTTACACTTAATACAAACAATTGCAAAGACCTCCGCATTGGAAAGTGGGAACGGGATAatcatctcctccaggaTGCCAAGTTGATTGGGATGACAACAACGGGCCTTAGCAAGTACCGAGCTCTAGTATCAAGCTTAAAACCAAAAGTTGTTCTGATAGAAGAAGCAGCCGAAGCCATTGAAGCACCGATAGCAGCTGCTTGCTTCGATTCTCTTCAACATATGATCCTTGTGGGAGATCACCAACAACTCAGGGGGAGTTGCTCGGTACAGGACCTTCAGGGCGAACCGTTCTTCCTGGATATCTCAATGTTTGAAAGACTTGTGAATAATGGGATTCAATACGAGACGCTTAGAAGACAGAGGCGGATGGCGCCAGAGATACGACGGTTGCTGGAGCCCCTTTACGGCGAGCTTCATGACCACCCGTCAGTACTTGAACGCCCCAGAGTGCCAGGAATGGGGGATTTCAGATCATACTTCTTTTCTCACAATTGGCCAGAAAGCAATGACAGCTTATCCTCGAAGTACAATGAGAAGGAAGCGGAAATGATTGTTGGATTCTTTATGCACCTGGTACTCAACGGCGTTGCGGTAAAGGACATAACGGTTCTGACATTCTATAAtggtcaaagaaaaaagctgCTGAAGCTATTCAAAGGGAACTCCTATCTTCAGGGTCAGTATGTGAATGTTGTGACAGTTGATTCgtttcaaggagaagaaaacgagaTAGTGATTCTATCACTTGTGAGGAGCGGCCGGCCTACTATCGggtttttatctatagagAATAGGGTCTGCGTTGCGCTTTCGCGTGCTAGGACTGGTTTTTATATGTTTGGAGACTCTACTGCGCTTGCTGATGCAGATTCCCTCTGGTGGCAAGTAGTCACCCTCATGGGGGGCAAGAACCCAAAACGAAGGCTTGGTTTTTATCTACCTTTAACATGCACCAAGCATGAAAACGTGATATACAAGAAAGGTTCGTACTTCCTACGTTCACTTTAGCGATTTTTACTGATGACAAATGCCACTAGATCCCTCTGAGTGGGACACTGCCTATGGCGGATGTGATCTCCCATGTAACGAACGTCTAGGCTGCGGGCACAGATGTTCTCTACCATGCCATAGGTAAAATGAGCTGCGTGAACCGTCTGACCATTTGAATTATAGTGCTGACGGTGTGGGCTTCTAGTTTCTCCCATGATCAAGTCAAGTGCACCGAGGTCTGTGATCGACAGATGCGATGTGGTCACAAGTGTGACAAACCATGTTATGAGATTCACACCTGTTTCTGTGGGTGCCCGTTGAACTTCGCCGTTGAGTGTAAGTCGGAAGCGATGGGGGCATTGCGCTCTAAACTGGATGGATGTATACTTGAGGAGGACAGTCACCGCCTGGCTGCCATTCGAAGCTACCAAGCCTTTGCAAACGGTGGATCCAAGGAACAGGACCAACGACTCCTCAGGATGGCCGAGTTAGGCAAGTAGAGCGGATCTCGGGGGTAAAGGTGGCATGATGTGCAGCCTGGTGCGAACATTTCCTTGTATTTTCTATTCACCCTGGCGCCATGAATGATGTAAAAGTTATGATTGAAAATTTATTCTGTGAAGCTCGCAATCATGAATGTTTACTATCTGAGgtcatccatctcttctGACCACCTTCTAATTGACGAGCTGTTTCTCATGCAGTATGCTCCAGAGCATCCCTACGCCCATATGGATTACTTTGCACCCCAGGAAGTAGCTGTTGGTAGCGGCGAATATCAATTTACCTAATATGTACAGTAGATCGTACACCAGAATCATGAGGTCTATAATCGTACAAGTCCCTCCACAAACTCCAACCCATGCCAAGAGAACGAAAATACAAAAGTCCAGCTATGTGCCCGCAACTTCGGATAGGGAACGGCGGGTTTCGGCACTGGAACAGCATCGAAACATCCCCTCACAGGCCCCTTGTCTTCTCCGGATCCATCTGGACCTCATCCCCACTGATCTCTTTGACGGACTCAAAGGCGGGCTTCCCAGCATATAACTGTTCAGGCTTGTTCCGCTTCCCGCCTTCCATTTCGCTGGCACCCGCGAGTGGCTGGTTTCCACGGAATCGCTTGCGCATATCGATCAAACCCCGCCTGGACAGAGATTGAGAGTTAGGCCTGGTTCCAGCATTGCAGGGGTCTTCCACCCGAAGATATGCATGACTCACTTGCACTCGCCGTACCCTTTCCGCAGCTGTTGGCATCGCATGGGCAGTGTATCAACTAGCGGCTCGCTCAAACATTCACGGGGCGTGTGGCGCTGGACCATTATACAGTCGGATTCCTGGAGGCATTGGGCCAATGCATCGCCTGTAAGGTTATTTCAAATCATGGTTAGACTAGGGGCACCTTTCAATTGCGGAAGGGTAATATCAAGCATGAGATCTGGGTCTTGGTCTGCGGAAGCGACGGTCGGTCGCCCCGGTTGTTGACCATTGagagaagttgaagttgGATAGTACTCACGGATGTCTTTGCATGAGTTCGGCATCTTGCTTGAAGGTAGGAAACCAGCCGGCAAGGCAGTGGAAGGAAGACCTGCCAATCACTTGTCCGGCGCAAAATTAGActccaggaaaagaaggcaaaaatGGGGCCATCCCCGGATTAGATAAGCAGCTTATCACATGAAAATGCAAATGACGTCTGAGCGTTGCCCTTTCTTGGAAGTTCTTCTGCTGGTCATTAAACATTTATTTCGCTTCCTGGCGCATTTCTGCCTCTTTCCCCCCCATGATGGAGTTCAGGCCTCGGATTGCGCGATAGACTTGTCACCCTTCTATACTAAAGGTTCAGGTCGGATCAATTCGTCCATCATGGCGCGTGTCCCTGTGATTGGACGGCTGTTTTGGTTCGAGTATTTGGCTCTGTTCGCCTCTTTGATTTTGGTGCTGCTCGAATGGGTCATACATATTATTACATTTTGTCTTCGTAAGTTAGATGAGTCGCGTTGTCGTTCTCAGATCATTCGTTAACCTCAGACAGCTGAAACGGTAATCAAGTTCTTCTACGACCGGTCGAAAACTATTTTCAACCTATTTATAACTCCTGAGGATGAAGGCAAGCGCAGTAAAGAAGAACGGATCGCCACCGCAGTCGCACAGGCCTCCGACTTCGTAGATATATGCGCTCTGTTCGGTTACCAGACTGAGGAGCATATTGTCCAGACCGGCGATGGCTACCTGCTCGGCCTCCACCGTTTGGCCTACCGGAGaggcgaggagaagatgcgCGTCaaccaagggaaagggggcgttcggaagaaggtcgtcttcctccaccatgGGCTCATGATGTGCAGTGAGGTTTGGGTGTGTTTGTCCGAAGAACAACGGTGTCTTCCCTTTCAATTAGTGGAAAGGGGCTATGACGTGTGGTTTGGAAACAATCGCGGCAACAAATACTCGAAAAAGTCCGTGCGGTTCTCGCCCGGATCTAACGAATTCTGGGACTTCTCCATCGATCAGTTTGCCTTTCACGATATCCCCGACAGCATTAATTATGTCTTGGAAGTCACGGGCCAGCCTTCTCTGTCGTATGTTGGATTCTCACAGGGCACCGCTCAAGCCTTTGCGACACTATCTATCCACCCGCTGCTGAACCAGAAGGTCGATGTTTTCGTGGCTCTTGCGCCCGCAATGGCGCCTACGGGCTTGCCAAACCATTTCGTCGACTCACTGATGAAGGCCTCGCCGAATTTCttgttccttctcttcggcCGACGTAGCATCCTCAGTTCGACGACGATGTGGCAGACGGTCCTCTACCCGCCTATCTTCGTTCAGATCATCGACAAGTGTCTTGACGGGCTCTTCAATTGGAAATGCCGGAATATCAGTCGTTGGCAAAAGCTAGCGGGCTACCTACATCTATTCTCCTTCACCAGCACCAAATCCGTGGTTCACTGGTTTCAGATCATCCGACATAAGAACTTTCAATTCTACGATGACGAGGTCCACGCTCCGTTCAGCATTGTCGCTAGCGAGCGATTCTATAAGCCGGTCAAGTACCCTACCAGGAACATCAAGACGCCCATTGTGCTACTGTACGGGGGCAATGACAGCCTTGTAGACATTAACGTGATGCTGAAGGAGCTTCCTCGCGGGATCACAGCCAAGATCATCCCGAAGTACGAACACCTCGATTTCTTGTGGGCGACGGATGTCGAGCAACAGGTGTTCAGCCATGTCTTCGAGGCTCTTGAACAGTACAGTGGCATCACCCAGCTTGAGGGGGCGGTAACGGGCCTGATCAATGGAGATGCGGGACATGCGATCGCGGTTTAGGCGATCGAGCGCATTAGATAGCATGGCTTGTGATTCGTGCACAGTATATATACCGGCGCATACCCGAATGGAGGTTGGTTTGTGTATAATGGTTGGATGTTAATTAATACCTGACATTAGCGCTCAgttctctttttgttctccttttctttctcattccTGGACACATCTTGCAACCGCCATGGGATGTTTGTCGCACAGCACGTAACTCGAGGCCGCTATAGTATCTCATATTATGATATCATCCACGCAATAGAAGTAGGGCAATGACCAGTCGAACCCCGAGGGGTGGGCCGTCGAATGTGATACATTGATTTAAGGTCGACCTGACGTCCCGGCATTCATTTAGACTACTGGTCAGAGCCAACAACCCCCCTACTCATCAAGTTACATATGTCGTTGGGTTTGCCTCCTGGGAATGCATCCCGTTGGACCTATCGAGCGGTCCATCACATGAACACTGCGTCGTACTTTCTTGCGCCCAATCGTCGCCCCCTGGATGTCCCGATCTAGAGTCCGGACATTGGTCTGTTTGGTGCCTGACAGCGTGAGGTGGCCAGATCTTTGGCCCGGATCCAGTCCCTCTCGTCCGGGAGGAGGGATGTCTGTTTTGTGCAGTAGCGCCGAGGGGTTGGAAAAAAGGTGACAGGTAAAGTGAACCGTTTAACTTAAGCGATTGGTCAAGGACGGAGGACGTTTCAGGATATACGGAGCAAcggagaagggggaggggaaaaggaaagggagtCGTAGGCTAAATGGGACGTTATTATATCTTCCCCCTTGTATGTCGATATTTCTGAGAACTAATGCCTGCCCGTCCATCAAGGGATCCTTGagagatctatatttattttgaCAGGACAACAATTTGACTCAAACATGCTCTGGTATGTTGTctactcttttcttttttggggggtttgTTTTTCTCGTCCCGATATCATCGTTTCTTCAATAGTCCCTTCGAATTTTTTTTGTCAATCGGTCCAGTTGGGAATGGTTGGATGGAGCCCCGAAAGCAGATCATCACGACCATCCCCAATGATTGGCAACCAGATTCACGGCCGAGTCGGACAATTCATTGCTTTCCCTTCGTCTCCTGCAGATAGCCTTGGTGGGAATTATTGGATTTACTCAAAACCAGGCCCAGTGACCTTGATCTAGAGGTCATAATGACTATTGTTTTTGAGGATCCAACCACCGGGATAatcgacaaggagaagaagggagacaGCAAGCATTCCATAGATAGGGTCAttccttgtttctttttttcttctttttttgttttctttcatttcttgattttgataGACTGTTTGTtggctttgttttcttttttccctttttatcTCTATCTCTCTCCTACTTGACCCATTGATGGTATTCACCAGCCCCCTTTGAATCCGGATAGtgggttttctttttattggactttttttattattattattattagtttcctcttttctctttttcattaCCAGAAGCAGCCCAAAAGGAAATAAGGGAAATCCCAAACCACTGGGACTGGAGGGACTAAAGGGGGGATTCCTAGGGTTCTCTAAACCTTTATGAGGAAAGTCCCACGAGAGTTAATCCTTTCCAGGTTTAAACGCTGCTGGCTTAAGGTTTCGTGCCAATTGTTGCGCACATTTGGGAAGcctcttcttgttttttttattgattattattattattattattattattatttatttcttttcgcTCACACCGCTTCGTACTGATGTTGACCAAGTGAAAAAATTAGGAATAGGGAAGATTAGGGTCatcggaaaagaaaaaggtaagAAAGAAGTACACACGTTAAGGtccaacagcagcaatcAATACCCAAACCGAACAAAAGGATACAAGTCATTGGAACCCAATTGAATAAAATGAAATCTCAGGGTTGAAACAaatttcaaaaaaaaaaggaaaaagagaattACAATTTTTGTATTTCATTAATTTCATGTTTATcaatttttctattttcttttgttaaattcttctttctttttgacatTGATGATTGAACCCTCCGACTCGGATCCTTTCCACCCTTTGCCAGTTCctcataaaaaaaaatctccCCACAACCGCTGACTTAGCTTCTAGTTCGGTCTTTTAGTCTCCGGAAATCCACCCGAATTTCTGTTGACATCAACCGTTTTTCCTGCGCTCGCCTTCTCCGACCCCCCTTTGACCCTTCACTCGAGTACAGTGATTGCCTCGGGTCTGGTGGCGCTGTCGAGTCCACGGCCTGCATATTACCCCCTCCAACTCCCCCTCCGCGACATTGGTTGGCATTGGCATTGAGACCGATGTAACGCATCGCGTTGTCGCTGCCTTTGCTCTTCCAGCCCACCCCCGCCCCCAAGGGAATCAGACCATCCCATTGCTGGAATTCGCAATTCACCACCGAGATCTTCGACCGTTCACGAGACACGAAATTAACGAAGTGTACCTTTTATCTACCCATCCGATCCGGCCGGTTTGCGTGAATTGAATCGTCGCATCATACTCTTTGGTGGAAATTTAGGAGGTACGATACGACAGACAGAGATTGTGTTGGAAGAGGTCGATTGAACCTAGCATCGCATCGTCCCGATCTGCTCGAGGCGCTACATCTGATCGAATAACTTCAGTGGATTGAGGGGGAACTACAATTGCTGTTTCAATGCGGCCACAGTACGTCCTCCCGCCTCGGGTCCCTTGCCCTGAACTTCTCGCGCGCGCCGGATGCTAATGGCTTCGCTCGATACAGACGGGAATATCATATTGTCGTGCTCGGAGCTGGTAGGCATGATCTTATGTTTGAATATCGTTGAGGCCCACCGCTGATATCTGCTATCTCATGCGCAACAGGTGGAGTGGGAAAGAGTTGTCTTACTGGTATATACCCTCTGACTTGTCGATTGACCCGACTCATGGGCATGTCACTTACCCTGTGCAGCTCAATTTGTCCAAAATGTGTGGATTGAGAGCTATGACCCGACGATCGAAGATTCATATCGCAAACAGATCGAGGTAGACGTAAGTGGATCGTGTTGCCCAACATGTCTTGCGTTGCTGATTGCCATAGGGGCGACAATGCATTTTGGAAATTCTGGACACTGCAGGAACAGAACAATTCAGTAAGTCTCCCTGTAACGGTACGGCCTCGGTCTTGTCCACTAACACAGCCCTAGCTGCCATGAGGTAAATCAGCCATCCGTCCCACTTCTTCAGTCCACCTGGGATCCACTACTGCGGCTATAGGACTGACACATAACCACTCACTCCTTCTCAGACCCGCATGCTAACCCTGACTCACAGAGAACTTTACATGAAACAGGGACAAGGGTTTCTCCTGGTATTTTCCATCACGAGCATGTCCTCGTTGAACGAGCTGTCCGAACTACGCGAACAGATCATCCGCATCAAAGATGACGAGAAAGTCCCCATCGTCATCGTAGGTAATAAATCCGACCTGGAGGAGGACCGCGCGGTGCCCCGTGCTCGCGCCTTCGCGCTCTCCCAGAGCTGGGGCAATGCCCCTTACTATGAGACATCGGCTCGCCGACGAGCCAACGTCAACGAGGTCTTCATTGACCTCTGCCGACAGATCATCCGAAAGGACCTGCAAGGCAACTCCAAGGGTCGCGACGAACCGCCCAAGCGGGAAAATTCGAATCGACCCGATCGCAAGCGAGAACGACGACAGAAGTCGAAGCGTAAAGGACCTTGTGtgattctataaattaaCGATTGTTATAAACGAAGGAGGTGCAGAAGACCGACGACTCTCACCTCATCGTATCTGAACCAGGCCACCTCACCTCTCATCGACGCATATCTCGAGCCACCGGCTCACATCCTATCTGcacatacatactacataTCTTCACCCGCCCTAATGTTTTCAATCATCATATGCCCATCCAATGATAGATATATGTCGGTTCACAACCATTCAACTTTTTCTGCCTTACTTCCTGTTGATACGTCTTCATTGGTTATTTTACTCCAAggaatgagaaaaagctGCATCTCTCTTCGTTTTCCTCCGCATTGGTGTCCCCTTCAT carries:
- a CDS encoding P-loop containing nucleoside triphosphate hydrolase protein; translation: MTIVFEDPTTGIIDKEKKGDSKHSIDRVIPCFFFSSFFVFFHFLILIDCGVGKSCLTAQFVQNVWIESYDPTIEDSYRKQIEVDGRQCILEILDTAGTEQFSKSPCNGTASVLSTNTALAAMRELYMKQGQGFLLVFSITSMSSLNELSELREQIIRIKDDEKVPIVIVGNKSDLEEDRAVPRARAFALSQSWGNAPYYETSARRRANVNEVFIDLCRQIIRKDLQGNSKGRDEPPKRENSNRPDRKRERRQKSKRKGPCVIL
- a CDS encoding putative triglyceride lipase-cholesterol esterase (unnamed protein product), encoding MARVPVIGRLFWFEYLALFASLILVLLEWVIHIITFCLPETVIKFFYDRSKTIFNLFITPEDEGKRSKEERIATAVAQASDFVDICALFGYQTEEHIVQTGDGYLLGLHRLAYRRGEEKMRVNQGKGGVRKKVVFLHHGLMMCSEVWVCLSEEQRCLPFQLVERGYDVWFGNNRGNKYSKKSVRFSPGSNEFWDFSIDQFAFHDIPDSINYVLEVTGQPSLSYVGFSQGTAQAFATLSIHPLLNQKVDVFVALAPAMAPTGLPNHFVDSLMKASPNFLFLLFGRRSILSSTTMWQTVLYPPIFVQIIDKCLDGLFNWKCRNISRWQKLAGYLHLFSFTSTKSVVHWFQIIRHKNFQFYDDEVHAPFSIVASERFYKPVKYPTRNIKTPIVLLYGGNDSLVDINVMLKELPRGITAKIIPKYEHLDFLWATDVEQQVFSHVFEALEQYSGITQLEGAVTGLINGDAGHAIAV
- a CDS encoding cytochrome c oxidase assembly protein PET191-domain-containing protein (short chain dehydrogenase) yields the protein MPNSCKDIRDALAQCLQESDCIMVQRHTPRECLSEPLVDTLPMRCQQLRKGYGECKRGLIDMRKRFRGNQPLAGASEMEGGKRNKPEQLYAGKPAFESVKEISGDEVQMDPEKTRGL
- a CDS encoding putative DEAD box helicase (involved in nonsense mediated decay) codes for the protein MKPSSHSSIPSDGSHHTQPKKPAARPAVPVNLDVRAYFAEGAPDNSQPWLLNPEIPSPDEIMGTGSETEFVDLLPNRIVGPWSSKNEYLKAHYELLREDAVAPLRDAVAYFREDPDIQDMNIVSIYEKVHIVGITFAQQGVATRIQFSTIRSGKNIVWEYSKRLRTGTIVALSPSDDSFRNKCVVAVVAARPLNGVKQHPPEIDIYFARSIDADFDPHQEWVMVEARDGYFESMRHTMTALQKMSRERFPLAEQICLLHPNTDTPEYVKAGPVMDIQSAICPSGEEGKINILESWPRYPTGDLDATQWRALEQMLTKSLAVIQGPPGTGKTFVSVIALRILLSNMNPGDPPIIVASQTNHALDQLLRHISRFERDYIRLGGRSSDPEIRKRTLFEVRQNEPSAAIQGSVLGQAQRRYNKYHHTIADLLQNFSAENDDVLLPPELFAKYGLLTATQCDLLAKGAKGWIRPNDEEDDNPLLAWLGEHVVPFEVHYSTETFGFEEDEIDLEYEQLKELEAEQGNEEEDRELLKGPFICLRERFCGQSTSAAEEASRKYLKEPDLWKVPVKARGGVYNTLRKLLKDKIRSKFQSLVTLNTNNCKDLRIGKWERDNHLLQDAKLIGMTTTGLSKYRALVSSLKPKVVLIEEAAEAIEAPIAAACFDSLQHMILVGDHQQLRGSCSVQDLQGEPFFLDISMFERLVNNGIQYETLRRQRRMAPEIRRLLEPLYGELHDHPSVLERPRVPGMGDFRSYFFSHNWPESNDSLSSKYNEKEAEMIVGFFMHLVLNGVAVKDITVLTFYNGQRKKLLKLFKGNSYLQGQYVNVVTVDSFQGEENEIVILSLVRSGRPTIGFLSIENRVCVALSRARTGFYMFGDSTALADADSLWWQVVTLMGGKNPKRRLGFYLPLTCTKHENVIYKKDPSEWDTAYGGCDLPCNERLGCGHRCSLPCHSFSHDQVKCTEVCDRQMRCGHKCDKPCYEIHTCFCGCPLNFAVECKSEAMGALRSKLDGCILEEDSHRLAAIRSYQAFANGGSKEQDQRLLRMAELGK